In one Alnus glutinosa chromosome 12, dhAlnGlut1.1, whole genome shotgun sequence genomic region, the following are encoded:
- the LOC133851879 gene encoding serine/threonine-protein kinase STY13-like, protein MDLSNGEGVGAVKAAGKSNDHEGDSALKKSNSKENALGFKVNDFGSKDMFFRADTIDFKSLDIQLEEHLSRVWPRETEVQTYKEEWEIDLSKLELRYLIAHGTYGTVYRGIYGGQDVAVKILDWGEDGIATAAETATLRASFQQEVAVWHKLDHPNVTKFIGASMGTSNLKIPSNSASNEGHNSLPSRACCVVVEYLQGGTLKKFLIRNVRKKLALKVVIQIALDLSRGLSYLHSKKIVHRDVKTENMLLDAQRTVKIADFGVARVEAQNPRDMTGETGTLGYMAPEVLDGKPYNRKCDVYSFGICLWEIYCCDMPYPNLSFAEVSSAVVRQNLRPEIPRCCPSSLASIMRKCWDANPEKRPDMDEVVKLLEAIDTSKGGGMIPEDQVHGCFCFSTARGP, encoded by the exons ATGGATTTGAGCAATGGTGAGGGAGTTGGAGCTGTAAAGGCAGCTGGGAAATCCAATGACCATGAAGGAGACAGTGCTTTAAAAAAGTCTAATTCTAAAGAGAATGCCTTGGGGTTCAAGGTGAATGATTTTGGTAGCAAGGATATGTTTTTCAGAGCAGATACGATTGATTTCAAGAGCTTGGATATCCAGCTGGAGGAGCACTTGAGCCGGGTTTGGCCGAGGGAGACGGAAGTGCAGACGTACAAGGAAGAGTGGGAAATTGATTTGTCTAAGCTGGAACTAAGATATCTTATAGCTCATGGGACTTATGGGACTGTATATCGAGGTATTTATGGTGGCCAAGATGTTGCAG TGAAGATATTGGACTGGGGGGAGGATGGTATTGCCACAGCTGCTGAAACTGCTACTCTTCGGGCATCGTTCCAGCAAGAAGTTGCCGTTTGGCATAAGCTTGACCATCCAAATGTTACAAAG TTTATTGGAGCTTCCATGGGAACTTCAAATCTTAAAATACCTTCGAATAGTGCATCAAATGAAGGTCATAATTCTCTTCCATCCAGAGCTTGTTGTGTAGTTGTTGAGTACCTTCAAGGGGGGactttaaagaaatttttaataaggaatGTGAGAAAGAAACTTGCCCTTAAGGTTGTGATTCAAATTGCTTTGGATCTCTCTAGAGG GTTAAGTTATCTTCATTCCAAAAAGATTGTTCATCGTGATGTTAAAACAGAAAATATGCTGCTAGATGCTCAAAGAACTGTGAAAATTGCTGATTTTGGCGTTGCTCGAGTTGAAGCCCAGAACCCAAGGGACATGACTGGGGAAACTGGAACCCTTGGATACATGGCCCCAGAG GTTCTCGATGGTAAGCCTTACAATAGGAAATGTGATGTCTACAGTTTTGGTATATGCTTGTGGGAGATCTATTGCTGCGACATGCCTTATCCTAATCTTAGTTTTGCAGAAGTTTCATCTGCAGTTGTGCGACAG AACCTTCGACCAGAAATCCCAAGATGTTGTCCAAGTTCATTGGCGAGCATTATGCGAAAATGCTGGGATGCAAACCCAGAGAAGCGTCCTGACATGGATGAGGTGGTGAAGCTGTTAGAAGCAATAGACACGAGCAAGGGAGGTGGCATGATTCCTGAAGATCAGGTTCATGGTTGTTTCTGTTTCAGCACAGCTCGTGGCCCCTAG